One genomic region from Colletes latitarsis isolate SP2378_abdomen chromosome 10, iyColLati1, whole genome shotgun sequence encodes:
- the Eif2bdelta gene encoding eukaryotic translation initiation factor 2B subunit delta isoform X1 — MMDQEEHLTDKNQQKFFTRSTARHLRRKRLHDARKAERQQVCSFHGMNVKPNQELIIEKDTDQSSKINLKNFVQENTEVFLDNTESQVRSSVSVKKKDTITNSVKEHSETDIAITQNCLPNKNTFQECVTTKAEESSVQNIDRLSNPFSLENAEVGKSGIAPSLKYSAPTKMADNKINVPEKSREMIKAEREAKKAAKALAKLKGKTSEAQTKNATNKKSTEPDITQNSETAGRTVVGNVQDQRKTAVTNKVTDTRINNEPSETNNGGKSKAELRAERRAKQETQRAAKQQHLLEKNKVNSKETDNNTRVTEVAAEVEDAKKIVTPKKTVQKDNIHEINLFKHLYHEREKAIVDVPPINSKIHPEIIRLGAQYARKVIVGSNARCVALLVAVKKLIQDFERPSQADFIRGLEANLQQSIAYLHHCRPLAVSMQNALRHLKRQMTQLPSALTDVDAKSKLSSAIDTYILEQIELADKAISITIQTKISNGDVILTYGYSSLIHKILLDAHIADKQFRVIVVDGRPWLEGKEQLRRLTKHGIECSYILINALSYVMPEVSKVFLGAHAILANGAVMSRVGTAQVALMAKAFNIPVLVACETHKSCERVQTDSIVYNELGDANELAQGHGPNAKKSLIVNWKTRKSLNLLNITYDVTPADLVTAVVTELAILPCTSVPVILRIKPSEI; from the exons ATGATGGACCAGGAGGAACAT tTAACGGACAAAAATCAACAAAAATTCTTCACACGTTCTACGGCAAGGCATCTTCGTCGTAAGCGTTTGCACGATGCTCGTAAAGCTGAGAGACAACAAGTTTGTTCGTTTCATGGTATGAACGTGAAGCCTAATCAAGAATTGATTATTGAGAAAGATACCGATCAATCTTCCAAAATAAATCTGAAAAATTTCGTACAAGAAAATACCGAAGTATTCCTCGATAATACCGAATCGCAAGTTCGAAGTTCTGTTTctgttaaaaaaaaagatacgatTACCAATTCTGTTAAGGAACATTCAGAAACTGATATCGCAATTACACAGAATTGTTTGCCCAATAAGAACACTTTTCAAGAATGTGTGACTACCAAAGCGGAAGAATCTTCTGTGCAAAATATCGATAGACTATCAAATCCTTTTTCGTTAg AGAACGCGGAAGTTGGTAAATCAGGAATTGCACCGTCGTTAAAATATTCAGCGCCGACTAAAATGGCTgacaataaaataaatgttcCCGAAAAATCGAGGGAAATGATAAAAGCCGAACGCGAAGCGAAGAAGGCTGCTAAGGCACTTGCTAAATTAAAAGGCAAAACCTCCGAAGCGCAGACTAAAAACGCTACGAACAAGAAATCCACAGAGCCCGATATTACTCAGAATAGCGAGACAGCAGGAAGAACAGTCGTTGGAAACGTTCAGGACCAACGGAAAACTGCAGTAACGAATAAAGTCACGGATACGCGTATAAATAACGAACCATCGGAAACGAACAACGGAGGGAAAAGTAAAGCGGAATTGCGAGCCGAAAGGAGAGCAAAACAGGAGACGCAGAGAGCAGCGAAGCAGCAGCACTTGTTGGAGAAGAATAAAGTCAATAGCAAAGAAACTGATAATAATACACGCGTAACGGAAGTCGCAGCCGAGGTGGAGGATGCAAAGAAAATTGTTACTCCGAAAAAGACTGTTCAGAAAGATAATATTCACGAAATAAATCTCTTCAAACATTTGTATCACGAAAGAGAGAAAGCCATCGTCGATGTTCCCCCTATTAATTCAAAGATACATCCAGAGATAATAAGATTAGGCGCGCAGTACGCGAGAAAAGTGATCGTTGGCAGCAACGCGAGATGCGTTGCGCTTTTAGTTGCTGTCAAGAAGCTCATTCAAGATTTTGAACGCCCATCGCAGGCTGATTTCATTAGGGGTCTCGAAGCAAATTTACAGCAGTCCATTGCATACTTGCATCACTGCAGACCGTTAGCCGTTTCGATGCAGAACGCGTTGAGGCATTTGAAGCGACAAATGACACAGTTGCCCTCTGCGCTGACCGACGTCGAT GCAAAGAGTAAATTAAGTAGTGCAATCGATACTTACATTCTTGAACAAATAGAACTTGCCGATAAGGCAATATCGATAACTATTCAGACAAAAATATCCAACGGAGACGTTATTCTGACATATGGCTA TTCGTCTTTGATTCATAAAATCCTATTAGATGCACACATAGCTGATAAACAGTTCCGTGTTATCGTCGTCGACGGGAGGCCATGGTTAGAGGGAAAGGAACAACTTAGGCGTTTAACTAAGCACGGTATCGAATGCTCCTAtattttgatcaatgctttgagTTACGTAATGCCGGAA gtaaGTAAAGTTTTCCTTGGTGCTCATGCGATATTGGCGAACGGCGCAGTGATGTCGAGAGTAGGCACTGCTCAAGTTGCCCTAATGGCGAAAGCCTTCAATATTCCGGTTTTAGTAGCCTGCGAGACCCACAAATCTTGCGAACGTGTACAAACAGATTCTATCGTTTATAATGAATTAG gCGATGCGAATGAGCTTGCCCAAGGTCACGGAccaaacgcgaaaaaatctTTGATCGTCAATTGGAAGACTAGGAAGTCGTTGaatcttttaaatattactTACGACGTTACACCGGCTGATTTAGTGACGGCTGTCGTTACGGAATTAGCGATCTTGCCGTGCACTAGCGTTCCTGTGATTTTACGAATTAAACCATCTGAGATTTAA
- the Eif2bdelta gene encoding eukaryotic translation initiation factor 2B subunit delta isoform X3, which produces MMDQEEHLTDKNQQKFFTRSTARHLRRKRLHDARKAERQQVCSFHGMNVKPNQELIIEKDTDQSSKINLKNFVQENTEVFLDNTESQVRSSVSVKKKDTITNSVKEHSETDIAITQNCLPNKNTFQECVTTKAEESSVQNIDRLSNPFSLAPTKMADNKINVPEKSREMIKAEREAKKAAKALAKLKGKTSEAQTKNATNKKSTEPDITQNSETAGRTVVGNVQDQRKTAVTNKVTDTRINNEPSETNNGGKSKAELRAERRAKQETQRAAKQQHLLEKNKVNSKETDNNTRVTEVAAEVEDAKKIVTPKKTVQKDNIHEINLFKHLYHEREKAIVDVPPINSKIHPEIIRLGAQYARKVIVGSNARCVALLVAVKKLIQDFERPSQADFIRGLEANLQQSIAYLHHCRPLAVSMQNALRHLKRQMTQLPSALTDVDAKSKLSSAIDTYILEQIELADKAISITIQTKISNGDVILTYGYSSLIHKILLDAHIADKQFRVIVVDGRPWLEGKEQLRRLTKHGIECSYILINALSYVMPEVSKVFLGAHAILANGAVMSRVGTAQVALMAKAFNIPVLVACETHKSCERVQTDSIVYNELGDANELAQGHGPNAKKSLIVNWKTRKSLNLLNITYDVTPADLVTAVVTELAILPCTSVPVILRIKPSEI; this is translated from the exons ATGATGGACCAGGAGGAACAT tTAACGGACAAAAATCAACAAAAATTCTTCACACGTTCTACGGCAAGGCATCTTCGTCGTAAGCGTTTGCACGATGCTCGTAAAGCTGAGAGACAACAAGTTTGTTCGTTTCATGGTATGAACGTGAAGCCTAATCAAGAATTGATTATTGAGAAAGATACCGATCAATCTTCCAAAATAAATCTGAAAAATTTCGTACAAGAAAATACCGAAGTATTCCTCGATAATACCGAATCGCAAGTTCGAAGTTCTGTTTctgttaaaaaaaaagatacgatTACCAATTCTGTTAAGGAACATTCAGAAACTGATATCGCAATTACACAGAATTGTTTGCCCAATAAGAACACTTTTCAAGAATGTGTGACTACCAAAGCGGAAGAATCTTCTGTGCAAAATATCGATAGACTATCAAATCCTTTTTCGTTAg CGCCGACTAAAATGGCTgacaataaaataaatgttcCCGAAAAATCGAGGGAAATGATAAAAGCCGAACGCGAAGCGAAGAAGGCTGCTAAGGCACTTGCTAAATTAAAAGGCAAAACCTCCGAAGCGCAGACTAAAAACGCTACGAACAAGAAATCCACAGAGCCCGATATTACTCAGAATAGCGAGACAGCAGGAAGAACAGTCGTTGGAAACGTTCAGGACCAACGGAAAACTGCAGTAACGAATAAAGTCACGGATACGCGTATAAATAACGAACCATCGGAAACGAACAACGGAGGGAAAAGTAAAGCGGAATTGCGAGCCGAAAGGAGAGCAAAACAGGAGACGCAGAGAGCAGCGAAGCAGCAGCACTTGTTGGAGAAGAATAAAGTCAATAGCAAAGAAACTGATAATAATACACGCGTAACGGAAGTCGCAGCCGAGGTGGAGGATGCAAAGAAAATTGTTACTCCGAAAAAGACTGTTCAGAAAGATAATATTCACGAAATAAATCTCTTCAAACATTTGTATCACGAAAGAGAGAAAGCCATCGTCGATGTTCCCCCTATTAATTCAAAGATACATCCAGAGATAATAAGATTAGGCGCGCAGTACGCGAGAAAAGTGATCGTTGGCAGCAACGCGAGATGCGTTGCGCTTTTAGTTGCTGTCAAGAAGCTCATTCAAGATTTTGAACGCCCATCGCAGGCTGATTTCATTAGGGGTCTCGAAGCAAATTTACAGCAGTCCATTGCATACTTGCATCACTGCAGACCGTTAGCCGTTTCGATGCAGAACGCGTTGAGGCATTTGAAGCGACAAATGACACAGTTGCCCTCTGCGCTGACCGACGTCGAT GCAAAGAGTAAATTAAGTAGTGCAATCGATACTTACATTCTTGAACAAATAGAACTTGCCGATAAGGCAATATCGATAACTATTCAGACAAAAATATCCAACGGAGACGTTATTCTGACATATGGCTA TTCGTCTTTGATTCATAAAATCCTATTAGATGCACACATAGCTGATAAACAGTTCCGTGTTATCGTCGTCGACGGGAGGCCATGGTTAGAGGGAAAGGAACAACTTAGGCGTTTAACTAAGCACGGTATCGAATGCTCCTAtattttgatcaatgctttgagTTACGTAATGCCGGAA gtaaGTAAAGTTTTCCTTGGTGCTCATGCGATATTGGCGAACGGCGCAGTGATGTCGAGAGTAGGCACTGCTCAAGTTGCCCTAATGGCGAAAGCCTTCAATATTCCGGTTTTAGTAGCCTGCGAGACCCACAAATCTTGCGAACGTGTACAAACAGATTCTATCGTTTATAATGAATTAG gCGATGCGAATGAGCTTGCCCAAGGTCACGGAccaaacgcgaaaaaatctTTGATCGTCAATTGGAAGACTAGGAAGTCGTTGaatcttttaaatattactTACGACGTTACACCGGCTGATTTAGTGACGGCTGTCGTTACGGAATTAGCGATCTTGCCGTGCACTAGCGTTCCTGTGATTTTACGAATTAAACCATCTGAGATTTAA
- the Eif2bdelta gene encoding eukaryotic translation initiation factor 2B subunit delta isoform X2, which yields MSLTDKNQQKFFTRSTARHLRRKRLHDARKAERQQVCSFHGMNVKPNQELIIEKDTDQSSKINLKNFVQENTEVFLDNTESQVRSSVSVKKKDTITNSVKEHSETDIAITQNCLPNKNTFQECVTTKAEESSVQNIDRLSNPFSLENAEVGKSGIAPSLKYSAPTKMADNKINVPEKSREMIKAEREAKKAAKALAKLKGKTSEAQTKNATNKKSTEPDITQNSETAGRTVVGNVQDQRKTAVTNKVTDTRINNEPSETNNGGKSKAELRAERRAKQETQRAAKQQHLLEKNKVNSKETDNNTRVTEVAAEVEDAKKIVTPKKTVQKDNIHEINLFKHLYHEREKAIVDVPPINSKIHPEIIRLGAQYARKVIVGSNARCVALLVAVKKLIQDFERPSQADFIRGLEANLQQSIAYLHHCRPLAVSMQNALRHLKRQMTQLPSALTDVDAKSKLSSAIDTYILEQIELADKAISITIQTKISNGDVILTYGYSSLIHKILLDAHIADKQFRVIVVDGRPWLEGKEQLRRLTKHGIECSYILINALSYVMPEVSKVFLGAHAILANGAVMSRVGTAQVALMAKAFNIPVLVACETHKSCERVQTDSIVYNELGDANELAQGHGPNAKKSLIVNWKTRKSLNLLNITYDVTPADLVTAVVTELAILPCTSVPVILRIKPSEI from the exons ATGTCC tTAACGGACAAAAATCAACAAAAATTCTTCACACGTTCTACGGCAAGGCATCTTCGTCGTAAGCGTTTGCACGATGCTCGTAAAGCTGAGAGACAACAAGTTTGTTCGTTTCATGGTATGAACGTGAAGCCTAATCAAGAATTGATTATTGAGAAAGATACCGATCAATCTTCCAAAATAAATCTGAAAAATTTCGTACAAGAAAATACCGAAGTATTCCTCGATAATACCGAATCGCAAGTTCGAAGTTCTGTTTctgttaaaaaaaaagatacgatTACCAATTCTGTTAAGGAACATTCAGAAACTGATATCGCAATTACACAGAATTGTTTGCCCAATAAGAACACTTTTCAAGAATGTGTGACTACCAAAGCGGAAGAATCTTCTGTGCAAAATATCGATAGACTATCAAATCCTTTTTCGTTAg AGAACGCGGAAGTTGGTAAATCAGGAATTGCACCGTCGTTAAAATATTCAGCGCCGACTAAAATGGCTgacaataaaataaatgttcCCGAAAAATCGAGGGAAATGATAAAAGCCGAACGCGAAGCGAAGAAGGCTGCTAAGGCACTTGCTAAATTAAAAGGCAAAACCTCCGAAGCGCAGACTAAAAACGCTACGAACAAGAAATCCACAGAGCCCGATATTACTCAGAATAGCGAGACAGCAGGAAGAACAGTCGTTGGAAACGTTCAGGACCAACGGAAAACTGCAGTAACGAATAAAGTCACGGATACGCGTATAAATAACGAACCATCGGAAACGAACAACGGAGGGAAAAGTAAAGCGGAATTGCGAGCCGAAAGGAGAGCAAAACAGGAGACGCAGAGAGCAGCGAAGCAGCAGCACTTGTTGGAGAAGAATAAAGTCAATAGCAAAGAAACTGATAATAATACACGCGTAACGGAAGTCGCAGCCGAGGTGGAGGATGCAAAGAAAATTGTTACTCCGAAAAAGACTGTTCAGAAAGATAATATTCACGAAATAAATCTCTTCAAACATTTGTATCACGAAAGAGAGAAAGCCATCGTCGATGTTCCCCCTATTAATTCAAAGATACATCCAGAGATAATAAGATTAGGCGCGCAGTACGCGAGAAAAGTGATCGTTGGCAGCAACGCGAGATGCGTTGCGCTTTTAGTTGCTGTCAAGAAGCTCATTCAAGATTTTGAACGCCCATCGCAGGCTGATTTCATTAGGGGTCTCGAAGCAAATTTACAGCAGTCCATTGCATACTTGCATCACTGCAGACCGTTAGCCGTTTCGATGCAGAACGCGTTGAGGCATTTGAAGCGACAAATGACACAGTTGCCCTCTGCGCTGACCGACGTCGAT GCAAAGAGTAAATTAAGTAGTGCAATCGATACTTACATTCTTGAACAAATAGAACTTGCCGATAAGGCAATATCGATAACTATTCAGACAAAAATATCCAACGGAGACGTTATTCTGACATATGGCTA TTCGTCTTTGATTCATAAAATCCTATTAGATGCACACATAGCTGATAAACAGTTCCGTGTTATCGTCGTCGACGGGAGGCCATGGTTAGAGGGAAAGGAACAACTTAGGCGTTTAACTAAGCACGGTATCGAATGCTCCTAtattttgatcaatgctttgagTTACGTAATGCCGGAA gtaaGTAAAGTTTTCCTTGGTGCTCATGCGATATTGGCGAACGGCGCAGTGATGTCGAGAGTAGGCACTGCTCAAGTTGCCCTAATGGCGAAAGCCTTCAATATTCCGGTTTTAGTAGCCTGCGAGACCCACAAATCTTGCGAACGTGTACAAACAGATTCTATCGTTTATAATGAATTAG gCGATGCGAATGAGCTTGCCCAAGGTCACGGAccaaacgcgaaaaaatctTTGATCGTCAATTGGAAGACTAGGAAGTCGTTGaatcttttaaatattactTACGACGTTACACCGGCTGATTTAGTGACGGCTGTCGTTACGGAATTAGCGATCTTGCCGTGCACTAGCGTTCCTGTGATTTTACGAATTAAACCATCTGAGATTTAA
- the Eif2bdelta gene encoding eukaryotic translation initiation factor 2B subunit delta isoform X4: MNVKPNQELIIEKDTDQSSKINLKNFVQENTEVFLDNTESQVRSSVSVKKKDTITNSVKEHSETDIAITQNCLPNKNTFQECVTTKAEESSVQNIDRLSNPFSLENAEVGKSGIAPSLKYSAPTKMADNKINVPEKSREMIKAEREAKKAAKALAKLKGKTSEAQTKNATNKKSTEPDITQNSETAGRTVVGNVQDQRKTAVTNKVTDTRINNEPSETNNGGKSKAELRAERRAKQETQRAAKQQHLLEKNKVNSKETDNNTRVTEVAAEVEDAKKIVTPKKTVQKDNIHEINLFKHLYHEREKAIVDVPPINSKIHPEIIRLGAQYARKVIVGSNARCVALLVAVKKLIQDFERPSQADFIRGLEANLQQSIAYLHHCRPLAVSMQNALRHLKRQMTQLPSALTDVDAKSKLSSAIDTYILEQIELADKAISITIQTKISNGDVILTYGYSSLIHKILLDAHIADKQFRVIVVDGRPWLEGKEQLRRLTKHGIECSYILINALSYVMPEVSKVFLGAHAILANGAVMSRVGTAQVALMAKAFNIPVLVACETHKSCERVQTDSIVYNELGDANELAQGHGPNAKKSLIVNWKTRKSLNLLNITYDVTPADLVTAVVTELAILPCTSVPVILRIKPSEI; the protein is encoded by the exons ATGAACGTGAAGCCTAATCAAGAATTGATTATTGAGAAAGATACCGATCAATCTTCCAAAATAAATCTGAAAAATTTCGTACAAGAAAATACCGAAGTATTCCTCGATAATACCGAATCGCAAGTTCGAAGTTCTGTTTctgttaaaaaaaaagatacgatTACCAATTCTGTTAAGGAACATTCAGAAACTGATATCGCAATTACACAGAATTGTTTGCCCAATAAGAACACTTTTCAAGAATGTGTGACTACCAAAGCGGAAGAATCTTCTGTGCAAAATATCGATAGACTATCAAATCCTTTTTCGTTAg AGAACGCGGAAGTTGGTAAATCAGGAATTGCACCGTCGTTAAAATATTCAGCGCCGACTAAAATGGCTgacaataaaataaatgttcCCGAAAAATCGAGGGAAATGATAAAAGCCGAACGCGAAGCGAAGAAGGCTGCTAAGGCACTTGCTAAATTAAAAGGCAAAACCTCCGAAGCGCAGACTAAAAACGCTACGAACAAGAAATCCACAGAGCCCGATATTACTCAGAATAGCGAGACAGCAGGAAGAACAGTCGTTGGAAACGTTCAGGACCAACGGAAAACTGCAGTAACGAATAAAGTCACGGATACGCGTATAAATAACGAACCATCGGAAACGAACAACGGAGGGAAAAGTAAAGCGGAATTGCGAGCCGAAAGGAGAGCAAAACAGGAGACGCAGAGAGCAGCGAAGCAGCAGCACTTGTTGGAGAAGAATAAAGTCAATAGCAAAGAAACTGATAATAATACACGCGTAACGGAAGTCGCAGCCGAGGTGGAGGATGCAAAGAAAATTGTTACTCCGAAAAAGACTGTTCAGAAAGATAATATTCACGAAATAAATCTCTTCAAACATTTGTATCACGAAAGAGAGAAAGCCATCGTCGATGTTCCCCCTATTAATTCAAAGATACATCCAGAGATAATAAGATTAGGCGCGCAGTACGCGAGAAAAGTGATCGTTGGCAGCAACGCGAGATGCGTTGCGCTTTTAGTTGCTGTCAAGAAGCTCATTCAAGATTTTGAACGCCCATCGCAGGCTGATTTCATTAGGGGTCTCGAAGCAAATTTACAGCAGTCCATTGCATACTTGCATCACTGCAGACCGTTAGCCGTTTCGATGCAGAACGCGTTGAGGCATTTGAAGCGACAAATGACACAGTTGCCCTCTGCGCTGACCGACGTCGAT GCAAAGAGTAAATTAAGTAGTGCAATCGATACTTACATTCTTGAACAAATAGAACTTGCCGATAAGGCAATATCGATAACTATTCAGACAAAAATATCCAACGGAGACGTTATTCTGACATATGGCTA TTCGTCTTTGATTCATAAAATCCTATTAGATGCACACATAGCTGATAAACAGTTCCGTGTTATCGTCGTCGACGGGAGGCCATGGTTAGAGGGAAAGGAACAACTTAGGCGTTTAACTAAGCACGGTATCGAATGCTCCTAtattttgatcaatgctttgagTTACGTAATGCCGGAA gtaaGTAAAGTTTTCCTTGGTGCTCATGCGATATTGGCGAACGGCGCAGTGATGTCGAGAGTAGGCACTGCTCAAGTTGCCCTAATGGCGAAAGCCTTCAATATTCCGGTTTTAGTAGCCTGCGAGACCCACAAATCTTGCGAACGTGTACAAACAGATTCTATCGTTTATAATGAATTAG gCGATGCGAATGAGCTTGCCCAAGGTCACGGAccaaacgcgaaaaaatctTTGATCGTCAATTGGAAGACTAGGAAGTCGTTGaatcttttaaatattactTACGACGTTACACCGGCTGATTTAGTGACGGCTGTCGTTACGGAATTAGCGATCTTGCCGTGCACTAGCGTTCCTGTGATTTTACGAATTAAACCATCTGAGATTTAA